TTCACGAttttaattaaaatcattttaaacttgtcCTCCACTCAGCTTgtagctgtttttgtttttttattttaacttttcattttcactttttatttcataGTTCATTTTAGCTAGGTAGCctcattgtactttttttttgacagattttatatttttctcttttaattttcttttacgtTTTGTATTGTCTTTTTATAATGTCTTAGTAATAAGtctttatttgattttatatattgtatatagtttGCACTTTTCTATCCTTTTATTGTTAATTAGCTTATTATTTTCCTCCGGGCTTTTAGCTACTTAAGATTCTTTTTAGATTGAGAACCTATATACATTTCTCTTTTTCCCGCTTAAAAGGAATTTGTAATATGCTTATTTTACCCTTTTTGAGTATTATAACCCATATTAaagactgttttatttatttatagcggTTACACAGCCTTATCTATAGTAAGGTGTACATTGTAACTAGACGGTGGTAGCAGGTTTCGAAAgggtagcacaaatcgacagGACACCCGGCTAGCTTCTATGGCGGCAGCgcgtagctagttagctattccTTCCTACTGAAACAACCTCTTTTTGTGCGTGTAAAGGTTTTAATCGCTACTTTAACCCTTTATTATCAGTTTAACGCGATTAAACACGGCAGGTTTGCTTCATAAGTGCTCGTTTTGTCTCTCTGGAGAGGGTAGCGGCTGTTCTGCGCACTGTCTGAGGCGACGGCAGATCGAGCTCGGTTGGCTACCGCTAAGTAAGCTaggctgttagcattagcttaataTTAGCTGAGTTAGCCTAGCCGTTAGCTTAGCTACGGAAGGTTCTAGCCCTACAACTCAGCTGCTAATTTTTACTTAGTCATTTCCCCTGTTTTAGAGGGTTTTATTCACCTATAGTGTCCAAAAGGAGGCGAATTAGGCCTGAATTCACTATATGAACACTGATGTTTCACTCAAACGCAGCTAGTTAGCGATATAAACACGGTTTTAGCCGGTTAACCTGCTAATTGTTGATAATGGGGATTTAATTAACAGTgatggttagctagctagttaggttgGTTACTAATGTTTTAATGTGGATTTAAAGCAGATTAATGAGCTGGTAATACATTTTGTAGGTCTATATCTTTAATAAACATCAGGTTCAATCTGTCTATTTAAACTCGAAATACATTGAGGGTTtcactcatttacaatgtagccaagCCAGTACACAGGTAAGGGACTGTCaaagaaaaagaatgaataaataaataaagacccagaattttaataagattttaaaattACATCTCAAACAAAtgagataataagaataagaaattaGTTGGAATTATAAATTTACAGGTTAAAGGTAATAAAAATGTAAGGTATGCAGttacagatgaatgaatgaacaaataCATAAACTTGATTAAAATAAACCCTTGTGTTTCTCTCGAGGAGCAGGAGAGAACCAGCCAACTTTTCATACactattttttattcagttttttgctttattttgtcaGCTTGCTAAAATGTCCATCCCTGTGCAGATGAGAGATTCCCTGTGTTAGATATTAgtagtttgttttattattttatctggaCCCTCTCTTTTATTTTCCTACAGGTCCAATAGACATGGCATACGTACCAAATATAAATCGTATGTCATAATTAAACTACGTATATAAAaatctatacaaataaataaataaggaaaatagaaaaacaactaCAACATATAGTTGTTTACAAAATGTGGACGAAAAAAAAAGGGGTAATGTTTGATATTCACAGTACATGTTAATAGTATACTGTTTGTGGATTTACTGGTATTTTGTCTATGCTGTAATTTGATAGTGGCCAATAACTGATTAGTTATTGGTTAcatttgtagtgttttttttatgctcAGTACATCTTAGTACGTCTTATGAATTGTAAAAAGAAATgaagttttatttataaagttttaatacataatACACCGTCTCTGTTTTTACCGGTGTTCTGGGTACGTATTAATTTGATTATGCTGTTTGATAATTTGGTGTTTTTGTTTATGAAAGCTATCTTAATCTGCTGTTTATTGAACATTGTATCATATGTTTACACAATCTTTGTGTACACTGAGGTAACTTTCTGTttgattttaaatgaatgaaaaaatgttaGCCCTTTATGAGTCATTATTTATATTGTGTTAAATTTAAGATTGATACGTTTGATTGCTTTACTCAGAGTAGATTAAATAATCAAAGAATATGAGGTTACCTGTATACCTGATTGTATAGACAAATTTAAGTGTTTAAGCTCTAATGTTGAGTGAAAACTGAAGATTAATCCTCTATTTACTGATTCAATAATTTCCTGGATCTGACTGGCTTTGttggttatttatatattttgttatttagaattattattttatagattACAGATTATATAGATTATTTGTGTATTCACTGTAGTTTTAcaggtgtgtgtttaaatgttcatTTGATTAATTGTTTATGCTTTGTTGTATGTAATTTTTAGAGGCTTGTTCCTTATTTATTTGCTCAAACCAATCACAAATGAaggtttatgcttttttttattcttgcttAAACAGACATTTTGTCCTAGCAAATAATGTTTTCTTATTGTGTAAAATCCAGAAGAGCAATATTTGATTGGTGTACCCTTTAGAAGACTAAAACAATTGCCAGAGTGTGCTCAGATTGTGAAACAGAGCTCCAGTGTTTTACAGTCCTCTTCTCCTTATCTACAGTTCAAAGAAGAAATCTCCAAAAGGTTCAAGGCAAAGCAGGACCAGTTAGTCTTGATCTTTGCCGGTAAAATCCTGAAAGATGGGGACACGCTCGGTCAGCACGGTATAAAGGATGGCCTCACCGTTCACCTCGtcatcaaaactgcacaaaagtAAGATGCTCACAATACACTCAGAACTGCAGTCTCACAATACACTCAAAGCAGCGGACTCTCTGTACACAAGTTTAAAGCTAAATTTCACAATAGCCCTGCCACAATGACCATCTTTTTAGACAATGTTTTGTCCATAATGTATAAGTAATTTTCAGATCAATTTTAAACTACTGAAATTAAGAGAATACAGTGACATCTttgtaactgaaatattaaaagaaagaaataaagcaaaCCAATTGATCTTCCACACTATTCTAAACACAATGCGCAAAATTGAGGTAATGTCCAGTCAGTGATGTAATTATTGTTACTTATCTGTTActtatattgttatttatttcttattgGAATAGGCTACCTGATTTGGCATTACTGGAATAAAAGGTTTATTTGTAGATAGTTTAAATATCCAGTGGACATAGATGGTCAATCgttgttgtgattttttttttttgttgtatatattttaatgtttgtgtgtgtgtgtacagagctggttttaatgttgtggctgatctctGTGCTTGATCTGCAAATGTAAAAAGTATTGTGCAAAGTATACAATAGAAAGGTACACATTTTAATAGGCTTCTTGATGCTTTATATGCACACAGGAATGGTTTCCCAGAGTGGCTTACCTAATACTTACGTGCAAGTAAATTTGAACAATAAAACTAATACCACAAAGACAAAAATAATTAGGCGTTATTTGTTTGACATTTATTAAAACCATATTTAGAAAGTTTATAAggaataaaaaagtgaaatagcAGCTTATAGTGTTATTGAAAGCAGTTGAGATATAAAGAATAAAGTGCTATTTAGCTATAGAAGTGAAAAGAGAATTAAGACAGAGAGCAATGATTTGGATTAAAGTTGAAAGGACTGTTTTTGCTGGTGGAGCTCCTTGACTTTTCCACTCAAACATCTTAATCTCTGCTCTCTGCTTTGTCTTCTACTTCTTAAAACCCTGGACTTCTGAGTTTGGCTTTTGTTTGCTGTAATCATTAAGTTTTCTGTTTTAGCTAATGTTGAGAAAATCGATTCCTTTCATGTGTGAATCGATTCATGATCATCTTTGTCCAAATCGAGATGCATTTAAAAACCAAACGTTTCCCCCACGCCTAAcatggacaaaatattgataccCCTAGATCTAAAATTGAGTGTTAAAATGAggttatcttgcttttgttgctGTTAGGATTTGATTGCGTTTAACAAGAGCATTAGAAATGTCAGGATATCTTTAATATGTACAGCTATTTGCAAATATTCTAGTGGACATTATAAACATGCTATATAATGCTATAAAACAGCATGTCTGGACCAATgcattattttgtgtgtttgcttCTCCTGCAGAGCCACAGGTGGTAGTTCCACGGCTGCTTCATCCAGCTCAGGCACGTCACAGCCGAACAGCAGCAATGCGGGCACTGCTAACCCCGGCTCAGCTGCCAACCTGGGCACATCGCAGGGCAGTGGGCCGTCGCCAGCCCCCTCGCAGCCAGCCAACTTATTCAGTGAGTGTGtctttataaaatgttaaaagttcacTTCTAAAGGCAGCTTAGCGGTTCTGCGGTTCTTTAAAGTCTCTTAGTTCCTTTTGCTTGCTTCTCCTCCTGCCATGGAGGAGAGCCAGGGAAGGTCTGTAGAAGTGGTTGAATAAATTCAAAGTGAAAATGAAAGGAGGACGTCTTTTTTAAAAGGTGATGCAGACCAAATTTGGCAGGGGACTTTTTAATGATCTGTTCCTCACAGAGGAAAACACgtcagaaaaaaaagttcagtttacTAATGGGCAATACTTGAAGCAgtagtttacattttatattattgaaGTATTGTAGAAGTGTTGGACTAAAATGCACacatttgtaaatgtatttatttcatacTCAATTTGAATGGTAAGACTGGTTCACATTAGTTTTAGATTGATAGATAAGATTGAAAAAGGATGCAACACAATCACCCCCATCTTTTCTAATTTTCATATTGTAATGTGTGTTATTGCTTATAATGTggataataaaagtaaataattaattgaTCACAAAAATAATGTTACTGCTTtaggtaaaaaatattattattattatttttatttttattattggtagtattggtagtattagtagtattagtagtagtaatagtgatgaGAAACCAGGGTCGCTCATGTAAATTTCAAAGGATCACAATCGGATGAAACAGATCCAGATCACTATTGTATTAGATTTAGTCTGTCATGCATAACACTCTGCACAATTATTACTGTCTCACAAATAATACAGGGTAAAAATATGAGTCATGCTTTTAATATTGTGATTAACAGTAATATAAATCTAATGTAATTTAGCAAgtctaacagatttttttttattcaaatttaaatatgcattattaaaGGCTGTTAAGGCCACATGGTTTACACATACATGTGCTGTGCGTTTGATATTTGCACGAAAACCGTATTAATTGAttaatacagttgtggtcaaaagtttacatacacttgtaaaaaaacataatgttatggctgtcttgagttttcaataagttctacaactcttatttttctgtgatagagtgatcggaacacatacatgtttgtcacaaaaaacagtcataaaatttggttctttcataaatttattatgggtctgctgaaaatgtcaccaaatctgctgggtcaaaaatatacatacagcaacattagtatttggttacatgtcccttggccattttcacggcaactaggcgcttttggtagccatccacaagctcctggcaagcttcaggtcgaatgtttgaccactcttcttgacagaattggtgcagttcagctaaatgtgatggttttcttgcatgaacccgtttctttagcactgtccacatgttctcaatggggtttaagtcaggactttgggaaggccattctaaaaccttaattctagcctggtttagccattcctttaccacttttgatgtgtgttttgggtcattgtcttgttggaacacccaactgcgcccaagacccaaccttcgggctgatggttttaagttttcctgcagaatttggaggtaatcctccttcttcattatcccatttactttctgcaaagaaccagttccactggcagcaaaacatccccagagcataatactaccaccaccatgcttgacagtaggcatggtgttcctgggattaaaggcctcaccttttctcctccaaacatattgctgggtgttgtggccaaacagctcaatttttgtttcgtctgaccagagaactttcctccagaaggttttatctttgtccatgtgatcagcagcaaacttcagccaagtcttaaggtgccttttctggagcaagggcttctttcttgcacggcagcctctcagtccatggcgatgtaaaacacgcttgactgtggagactgacacctgtgttccatcagcttccaaatccttgcagacctgcttcttggtgattcttggttgactcttgaccatcctgaccaatctcctctcggcagcatgtgatagcttgcgttttcttcctgatcgtggcagtgacacaactgttccatgcactttatacttgcgtataattgtctgcacagttgctcttgggacctgtagctgctttgaaatggctccaagtgacttccctgacttgttcaagtcaataattcgctttttcagatccacactgagttcctttgactttcccattgtagcttttgtagctgagtctaatcactgggtcaaatgagccctatttaaatgggctcatgagaagtcaacagctgtagtcaatcagaatcacttacaagaagtgaagaggccatgacatgaagctaatttgattgacacaactcgctacatcaccaaaattgacaaattttgttgctgtatgtatatttttgacccagcagatttggtgacattttcagcagacccataataaatttatgaaagaaccaaattttatgactgttttttgtgacaaacatgtatgtgttccgatcactctatcacagaaaaataagagttgtagaacttattgaaaactcaagacagccataacattatgtttttttacaagtgtatgtaaacttttgaccacaactgtatatgtagTACGCAATTATCCTTTAAGAAGCGCAGGCTAGTACAATATAAAGTCTTTCAcaaattttttttgtgattaaatggtatgttttaatacaattttaataacaatttaaaaacgtaataaaaatagcagtgttatttattgattgatttatttactgACTTGCCAAAGTATCGGATCGGAATTCTGCATTGGCAGATATTTTGCATCAAATGAATCTGGCTCTGggccaaaaacaaaaaagcatgATTGGGACAGCCCTGCTTATAATACATTAAATTTCTTTTTGGCAGAATGTTAATATAATTGCACAATTAGTTTTCTTAAAATCTCTCAGTATTtacaaaaatctgtttttgtaaGCAACATATCGATAATAAAATTTCAGTAATCTCTGATTATGCTAAGCAatatttaatgtctttaatttatatataaaaatgtgaatTAATTGCCAGTTCATCACAAGGTGACTTTTCTCTGATTATTTGTTAATTGTGTTTCTGTTTCTTGTTAGCTGGCTTCGGTGACCTGTCCAGTCTGGCTAACTTGGGCATGGGCTCCTCCAACTTcatggagctgcagcagcagatgcAGCGGCAGCTGATGTCCAACCCGGAGATGCTCTCCCAGATCATGGAGAACCCCCTGGTTCAGAACATGATGTCTAACCCAGATTTGATGAGGCAGATGATCATGGCGAATCCACAGATGCAGCAGTTGATGGAGCGCAACCCGGAGATTTCGCACATGCTCAATAACCCTGAGCTGATGAGACAGGTGGGTGGTGGTGAAGAGCGGGCTTACTGCTGTAGGATTCTAAACGTGTCCCTTTTAATATAGGTTCAATGTAATttcttaatgtaatgtaaaagtatgCAGCACAGACTATATTGATAtgtcctatatatttttttcttcttttaagtaAGCTGTcttaaattgtaaaatatataagaCCTTAATTTGTGTTAAATTAATCTTTCAAAGTCTTAAAACTTCTACAGAtactaaatacagttttatttttcctttttgcatTACATTTTGTTTCCAAATATAGTATGCTAgttgatttgctttttttatattttgagatGATACTTTAGTTATGGGGTCAAATAACCCCAATTTTGCAGTGAACTCTATTTTTCCCCCTTTTTGTGTGCGAAGAAGTTAACTTCTGTTTCTTTTAAATGTTGGTTTACAATTTtcacaagcttactgtaaagcCTTTAAACATATTAGTGTTTTGTGCACTTTGCTATTTTGTTAAGGTCGTATTTTGtctttaaatggttttaaacagTCTTTAAACTCCTTGATTTAATGTCCTTCAACATGCAGATACCCTGACCAAAAATAGCAACACATCCTAAGTCAATAAGATGTTTTTTGCATATTCATTAGAAGTCTGCAGCTCTGGTGACTTTAAATAAATCCTTTAATCTTTATTTAGACAATGGAGTTGGCAAGGAACCCAGCAATGATGCAAGAGATGATGCGTAACCAAGACAGAGCGCTTAGCAACCTAGAGAGCATCCCTGGGGGATACAACGCTCTACGGAGGATGTACACTGATATCCAGGAGCCCATGTTTAGCGCCGCACGTGAACAGGTATACAAATGTGATTCTGCTGAGGGAAAAGGTCTTTTTGTATAGTAATGTTAGTTTATtacatgtaattaattaattaattatgtatttgTTTTAGATGCTTTAAAGATTGTAACTGgccaataaaaaaagtattagcTGAAAGCAAATTGTGTTTGCAAGCTGCTTCTTATTTTATATACTTAAATGACTtatcaatttttcctttcttttgttttgttcagtTTGGAAACAATCCCTTCTCTGCCTTGGGGGGCAACGCAGACAGCTCGGGAGCACAGCCCTCCAGGACGGAGAACCGAGAGCCACTGCCAAATCCTTGGGGGCCCCCTGACGCCAGCTCTACTGGGACTGGCACAACCACCACCTCTACCACAACTTCCACCACCCCCAGTGTCTCCAACCCCCTGGGAATTGGTTCCTCTAGCTTGGGCAACGGTATCTACTGAAAACTAATGtcacatatatgtacatatagttgtattgtgatatttaaagacattttcatgatGAACTATACTTATGTTGGGAGTAGGGGGTTCTGGATTAAGGTACTACTAGTAGTTCTGGATAGTACCAGTCAGCTGCACCCCTAAGGGTGGACGAGTGCACTGGTCCTCATCCATCTCCTAAAGCTGTCAGGTGTTTGCTCCTAGCACCACACCCCAGTACACTACCTTAGATGGCGGGCTAAACCACCGGTCACGACAGAGGGGGGGTCTTTGGAACTCAGTggttaaggcccaatcccatttcaccccttggctctaccacttatccctaccccttgtttttgagtgtaaccctgcCCCTTGGAACATAGttatcagattataaggtgcattaagttacactagtaaggaacagtgtcgtcgccatgtttcccttctaattcagcaggtcttgctctGGGGAcgcctgagtaaacaaaactgtaattattatttaattatttattactcttctgaaaactgtttatttgggccatttctgtttatttacagtaagcttagatatccgaaattttagcacggttagcagcaggttTAAGCGCTAcgaaatgctgcccgatagcgctgcactgagaaaccctgagtgctctggtaagccagagcgctatcagctagcgtttTGTCCCAGGTAAATTGTTTTAACAAGTTAAATgggcaggctacagtctgatatactcacctctgactggcGAAAAACCTAGTactatggttagcggctaatgctaatgctactccagccttggtgctggagaaacttcactgaaactcctgtatagctctgtacttcagtggagtggctttactgctccttaatacctgactggtaaaattcatatataatgcaatatttgggaaaattaaaggattttaagtcccCCTTACATTGCTgatgaagaataataataataatgattatgatGTGAATATATTTTTCTCCTCTGCTTGCACAGGTGTATTTAACAGCCCTGGCATGCAAAGCCTGATGCAGCAGATCTCGGAGAACCCCCAGCTGATGCAGAACATGCTGTCTGCTCCCTACATGCGCAGCATGATGCAGTCCTTGGCCCAAAACCCTGAGGTTGCATCACAGGTTGGACATCTTCATTATTAACCCTTATGTGATAATTGGTCTAATCAAAGGCACTAATCTCGCTAACACTGAGTAAAAGGCAGTGCCTACTAATTAGAGCCGACAAAGGCAGACATACTAATTGCTGAATGCAGAGTGTAATGTTGTGCCAGTTGTTTTAACTGTTGGGTTTTTATTCTCTGCTCCCCAGGTTTTGATGAATAACCCTCTATTTGCTGGAAACCCCCAGCTACAGGAGCAGATGAGGCATCAGCTGCCTGTATTTCTACAGCAGGTGGGTCTGAATGTTCTGAAACGTTAGCTGAAATTACCTCAATTAGACATTTCTCATAATTCACCTATAGAAACATGTTCCCGCTTCTTCAATTAGTGAACTTTCAGCTGTGAAGTGTTTTGGGCTTTAGCAATATTTGCTATTGGACTTGGCATTAAAGctactttaattactttaatttgcaCTATTTGCTGATGCAGACAAGTAGATGCTCATGCACAGCTTTTCCTGTCCCTGTAAAAAGTCCTGCCAATAGATAAGGACTTTTTGAAGCCCATTAACCTAAGCATGTTTGCATAATGCCAGATGTGGGCTAGAGAACTTTAAAGCCCCAGTATTGATGAGTGTTCAGGCCAGTCACTGTTTAAGTCATTATAAGCAATATAATGAACATTGCTCTTTTGTTGATATTTCCCTTAGTGTACCACTTTGTAAAAACATTGACTTATTtaggatgttaaaaaaaaaaggtctataCTGCTCCGCAACTCATCCCAAGAGTACTGGAGCACAGTCTTTATtcgctttatacccctctaacccacacCACGGCACCAACAGGTTCACGTTTCTCTACTCCAGTAGTCTTTTTCTATTGGTTAAACTTGTAGTTGTAAGTgttaatttccacctctgcagtgccctttcaggtttaactgtgctatgtATGTGGATGCCGTGTTTGTGTACTTTGTTATGCATAAATAttaccactatcagaggcacacagctctctctcttgccccgccactaaacccatacatctCTCCTGCTACTCAGGTTTTGCCATTATTGCACAGCAACTACTAAACCAAACTAGATAGAAACAAGAGTCCAAACAAACAATTTGGCCCATAAAGTTCTGCCCAATTATTtgtttgctaatttgcataaaatgCATTACCTATTTTacgaactattattattatatctgaaACTAGAAACATagtttatcactttttttttctctaggaCAAGCGTGACTAGTAATGTTTGTTTCAGTTTTTGGACAAATGGTGTCCTTTTCAATCAGAtattcacagcagtgctccagaattgtattataattataatttaaattttatatccttgtatttaaataatgaattggcaggtgtcccaatactttggtCCATATTGTACATCTTGTTTTTAGTTGTCTTATTCAAAAACAGGTTGTGTAATAGTTTAAAACTTCTGTTTTTCTTGATTTTTCAGATGCAGAATCCCGAAGCTCTCTCTGTGATGACAAACCCTCGAGCCATGCAGGCCCTGATGCAGATCCAGCAGGGTTTACAGACCCTCCAGACCGAAGCCCCAGGACTCATGCCCAGGTACTACACATTCGTTGGCCTTGTGAAAGTAGATCATGTTCTGTAAATGTTTTGAGTTGTGGTTTGGGAATTCACAGGGTACATCCTCTTTATTGAAAGTTCTGTTTTTCTTAATACGTTACAGACAAATCgagctttttcctttttttttttttttttttcagaagactTATGCTTATATGCTTATACCTTTACAATAACACATTGATTATCTCTCCTGTTTAACATGTATAAGCGGTACAGGTTTGAGAATTTGCAGTGCCAAAAAATGTACTTCCTCCTAAACTGCAAAGTCTTTGTCTTTTCTTTAGTCTAATTCCTGGCGGGGTCCCTCCCGGGGTTCCTCCTGGGGTCCCTGCTGGAGTTCCAGCTGGAGTTCCTGTTGGGATTCCCACGGGAGTTACTGTAACTCCAGAAAACCCTCCGCCTCCTTCCTCTGGACTGGGCTCCACCCCCGCTGCTGGAACCAACCCCACCCAACAGCAGCTCATGCAGCAGATGTTACAGATGTTTGCTGGAGGGAATGCATCGGTACATTTGCCATTGGTTACATTTACATTCTAGGAAGCAGTGTTTGCGTGCTGCTTTCAAAAGTAATTATGTAGATACATTATGGTCCAATCCAATTTAACCCCTTGGCTCTACACATATCCAGCGAAAGTGCGCTAAATAGGGGAGTGCGTTTATACTTGTGCGTGCGCCTATCAGCAGCTCTGTGTCACTCTGTGGGCTGGAACATTAAAAATGCTAGTAGTTCatttcagtagctagctagctgtcctgttctgttccaccttaaatggtgcaacagatgaccgaggctgcagcatttaaagtgaaatgtaaaaataaaagaaaataataaaagctaataaatgcTAATTTCAACTTCCCATCACAGAGAAAGTAAGGAATGGGCAATCAGAAACAATTGCTGCACTACCAGCCCCCTTTCTGATGACATGCGatgctctaaagttaactagttaaccagcttTTACGTTGCTGAACTGGCCACTGCTAGATGCTATATATTTGTGTTGGGTGCTTGaatggttgtcccaattcttagaggaaAGATTTCAccccttttaactctgttctagggggaagggttacactcgagaAGTTCTGCCAATAGAAAAAGACTTCTGGAGCAGAGAAACGTACATATATtagtgcctaatgccaggtgtgccCTAGAGTGGTACAAAGCGAATAAAGTGTAATGATGGTGCTTCAGTACTCTTGTGAGGAGCTGGGGAGCAGTAtagacttttttcttttaatcccTTTGATTTCTGGAAGAATAAATGAGCAAATGTCttaatgtgttgtgtgtgtagtgtagaaaGATGGAGATAAATAGATGAAAAGAGAAAATATGTAATTTGGCAATGGAGTGAGTgcagtacagtactgtgcagttTAAGCAGAATGTAGTGAATGACTAATAAatgatataatttataattagtgTAGAATGTTACATTTGCAGGTTTAGTGTTTCTGAGCTGACCTGTTCTCTTCTCACCTCTCCATCTAGACCCAAACACCGGAGGTGCGTTTCCAGCAGCAGCTGGAGCAGCTGAGCGCAATGGGCTTCATCAACAGAGAGGCCAACCTGCAGGCCCTCATCGCCA
This genomic interval from Astyanax mexicanus isolate ESR-SI-001 chromosome 1, AstMex3_surface, whole genome shotgun sequence contains the following:
- the ubqln4 gene encoding ubiquilin-4 is translated as MAENSGADPAVEGKSEENAATGGTIIMVTVKTPKDKEEIAISEDASVSQFKEEISKRFKAKQDQLVLIFAGKILKDGDTLGQHGIKDGLTVHLVIKTAQKATGGSSTAASSSSGTSQPNSSNAGTANPGSAANLGTSQGSGPSPAPSQPANLFTGFGDLSSLANLGMGSSNFMELQQQMQRQLMSNPEMLSQIMENPLVQNMMSNPDLMRQMIMANPQMQQLMERNPEISHMLNNPELMRQTMELARNPAMMQEMMRNQDRALSNLESIPGGYNALRRMYTDIQEPMFSAAREQFGNNPFSALGGNADSSGAQPSRTENREPLPNPWGPPDASSTGTGTTTTSTTTSTTPSVSNPLGIGSSSLGNGVFNSPGMQSLMQQISENPQLMQNMLSAPYMRSMMQSLAQNPEVASQVLMNNPLFAGNPQLQEQMRHQLPVFLQQMQNPEALSVMTNPRAMQALMQIQQGLQTLQTEAPGLMPSLIPGGVPPGVPPGVPAGVPAGVPVGIPTGVTVTPENPPPPSSGLGSTPAAGTNPTQQQLMQQMLQMFAGGNASTQTPEVRFQQQLEQLSAMGFINREANLQALIATGGDINAAIERLLGSQPS